The following proteins come from a genomic window of Mustela lutreola isolate mMusLut2 chromosome 6, mMusLut2.pri, whole genome shotgun sequence:
- the DUSP22 gene encoding dual specificity protein phosphatase 22 isoform X8, with the protein MTVTDFGWEDALHTVRAVRSCANPNLGFQRQLQEFEKHEVHQYRQWLKEEYGESPLRDAEEAKNILGKYKEQGRVESQPGTRRWSSFQTLPPLGYSNYTTET; encoded by the exons ATGACCGTCACCGACTTTGGCTGGGAGGATGCCCTGCACACTGTGCGTGCAGTGAGATCCTGTGCCAACCCCAACCTGGGCTTCCAGAGACAGCTCCAGGAGTTCGAGAAGCATGAAGTCCACCAG TATCGGCAATGGCTGAAGGAAGAATATGGAGAGAGCCCTTTGCGGGATGCAGAAGAAGCCAAAAACATTCTGGGTAAATATAAAGAGCAAGGGCGTGTGGAGTCCCAGCCTGGTACAAGGCGGTGGAGCAGCTTTCAGACCCTGCCTCCTTTGGGCTACAGCAACTATACGACGGAGACCTAG